One genomic region from Evansella sp. LMS18 encodes:
- a CDS encoding carboxymuconolactone decarboxylase family protein gives MDARIGIVEYEDAAGKLKELYDQYNGKMANILKVHSLNPKSLEAHIGYYKAIMFGKSPLPRALREMIAIVVSAENKCHYUMEHHGAALHLLTKDEELVKILKEDYRKAELDRKTRAIFDYAVKLTRSPSSVADEDTDRMKKEGCTDLEILDVCQIASYFNFVNRMAEGLGVQLEKEPE, from the coding sequence ATGGATGCGAGAATTGGAATAGTAGAGTATGAGGATGCAGCCGGTAAACTAAAGGAACTTTACGATCAGTATAATGGGAAAATGGCAAATATTTTAAAGGTGCATTCGCTGAATCCTAAGTCTCTGGAAGCGCATATCGGCTATTATAAAGCGATAATGTTTGGTAAATCACCTCTGCCAAGGGCGCTGCGGGAGATGATCGCGATAGTAGTGTCGGCAGAAAATAAGTGCCATTACTGAATGGAACACCATGGGGCGGCGCTCCATTTGCTGACAAAAGATGAGGAGCTTGTGAAAATTTTGAAGGAGGATTACAGGAAGGCAGAACTGGATAGGAAAACAAGAGCTATTTTTGACTATGCAGTAAAGCTGACCCGCAGCCCTTCTAGTGTGGCGGATGAGGATACAGACAGAATGAAAAAAGAAGGGTGTACGGACCTGGAAATTCTCGACGTGTGCCAGATTGCCTCCTACTTTAATTTTGTCAACCGTATGGCGGAGGGGCTGGGAGTGCAGCTTGAAAAAGAACCAGAATGA
- a CDS encoding S1C family serine protease: MLSSVLSMWPQLFNFDTVEFLAVSRELSQNEDVQLYKESVVVVRAGDSKGTGFYFSEDGYIMTNHHVIEDAPEILVVFDGGESHLAEVVSSDPDIDISVLRINPEDTERPALEFTDTWEPDMPVYIIGNPLLFNYIANKGEVIGLRPDHGQGTPMLMLDAPIYKGNSGSPVINHEGEVVAVVYATTRIEHGGSRQRVGLAVPTEYFAEYLEGQ, from the coding sequence ATGCTGAGCAGTGTTTTAAGCATGTGGCCCCAGCTGTTTAACTTTGATACGGTTGAATTCTTAGCTGTTTCGAGAGAGCTTTCGCAAAATGAAGACGTTCAGTTATATAAAGAGTCCGTAGTGGTGGTAAGAGCAGGAGACAGTAAAGGGACAGGCTTTTACTTCTCCGAGGACGGCTACATTATGACGAACCATCATGTAATAGAAGATGCTCCGGAAATTCTCGTTGTTTTTGACGGCGGGGAAAGCCATCTTGCGGAAGTAGTTTCAAGCGATCCTGATATTGATATTTCAGTACTCCGGATCAACCCTGAAGATACCGAACGGCCTGCTCTGGAATTTACTGATACATGGGAGCCGGATATGCCGGTTTATATCATAGGAAACCCGCTGCTCTTTAATTATATAGCCAATAAAGGAGAAGTAATCGGCCTCAGGCCTGACCATGGCCAGGGTACCCCGATGCTGATGCTTGACGCTCCCATTTATAAGGGGAACAGCGGCAGTCCTGTCATAAATCATGAAGGTGAAGTAGTGGCAGTTGTTTATGCTACTACGAGGATAGAACACGGCGGATCGAGACAACGGGTTGGGCTTGCGGTTCCGACAGAGTATTTTGCAGAATACCTGGAAGGTCAGTAA
- a CDS encoding response regulator transcription factor produces the protein MKLPQQNILIVEDDLEIARIVADHLRKAGFHTVWASTGKEGWEEFKRTPVDLVLVDLMMPEMDGFSLSRMIRLESDVPLLIISAKHEDENKVLGLDSGADDYITKPFSLEELTARVNSHLRRYRRYENGGEGGRKTSYLHGLTIDYSNRLVLLEGEQVLLTAKELELLFLLAKNPFRTFSKPELYEHIWQQEDMSGNNTVTVHVKGLRSKLKDESKSPKFIQTVWGSGYRFIGEETT, from the coding sequence ATGAAGTTACCACAGCAAAATATTCTCATTGTGGAAGATGACCTGGAAATTGCCCGCATTGTTGCTGATCATCTCCGGAAAGCAGGCTTCCATACTGTCTGGGCGTCAACTGGAAAGGAAGGCTGGGAAGAATTTAAGCGGACACCGGTTGACCTGGTACTTGTTGATCTTATGATGCCAGAAATGGATGGCTTCAGCCTTTCCAGGATGATCCGGCTGGAAAGCGATGTTCCTCTTCTCATTATCAGTGCCAAACATGAAGACGAAAATAAAGTGCTTGGTCTGGATTCAGGGGCTGACGATTATATAACAAAGCCATTCAGCCTGGAGGAGCTTACTGCAAGGGTTAACTCCCACTTAAGAAGGTACAGGCGCTATGAAAATGGAGGAGAAGGAGGCCGGAAAACGAGCTACCTGCATGGCCTCACAATCGATTATTCTAACAGGCTTGTCCTGCTGGAAGGCGAACAGGTTCTTCTGACGGCCAAGGAGCTTGAACTGTTGTTTTTGCTGGCTAAAAATCCTTTCCGCACCTTTTCTAAACCAGAGCTATACGAGCATATCTGGCAGCAGGAAGATATGAGCGGCAATAATACTGTTACTGTGCATGTTAAGGGCCTCCGCTCCAAACTGAAGGATGAAAGCAAGTCGCCAAAGTTTATTCAGACAGTGTGGGGTTCAGGGTACCGGTTTATTGGCGAGGAAACGACATGA
- a CDS encoding DUF1641 domain-containing protein → MAKPIRKIEPMRVTEEEERAEALEEVQEALVENKEAVLATIDLMKNLHGSGVTRLLNGLLAEGDKVLEIIVKEANKDENTNTIRNLLLLFGTLGTINMKDMEPLLRKINAGVEQAAVEPDPEEKTGYFDLVRKLKDPEVNRSLTLLLRFLEGMGQETNTANEGARKEKV, encoded by the coding sequence ATGGCTAAACCAATCAGGAAAATTGAACCTATGCGGGTGACGGAAGAGGAAGAGAGGGCAGAGGCTCTGGAAGAAGTCCAGGAAGCACTTGTGGAAAATAAAGAAGCTGTTCTTGCCACGATTGACCTCATGAAGAATCTCCACGGCAGCGGTGTGACGAGGTTATTAAACGGGCTGCTTGCGGAAGGTGATAAAGTACTTGAGATTATTGTAAAAGAAGCGAACAAGGACGAAAACACAAATACGATTCGAAATCTCCTGCTCCTTTTCGGCACGCTGGGGACAATCAATATGAAGGACATGGAACCTCTGCTGCGAAAAATCAATGCAGGGGTGGAACAGGCAGCGGTGGAGCCGGACCCGGAAGAAAAGACCGGCTACTTTGATCTGGTAAGAAAGCTGAAAGATCCGGAAGTGAATCGTTCATTAACATTGCTGCTTCGTTTTCTGGAAGGAATGGGGCAGGAAACAAATACAGCAAATGAAGGAGCCCGGAAGGAAAAGGTATAA
- a CDS encoding GNAT family N-acetyltransferase — translation MGNIVIKELSERKEILEAFQVMKQLRTHLDEASYLELVTEAQENAGYVMYGLFADGELAAVTGFQPMTTLYYGRFIWICDLVTDSAKRSEGYGEKLLSFVHEWARNNNFESVALSSGLQRTEAHRFYEEKMAYDKVSYVFKHALE, via the coding sequence ATGGGGAATATTGTAATTAAAGAACTGTCAGAGCGAAAAGAGATTCTGGAGGCTTTTCAGGTGATGAAGCAGCTGAGAACACATCTTGATGAAGCGTCTTATTTGGAACTGGTAACAGAGGCTCAAGAAAACGCGGGATATGTGATGTACGGTCTTTTTGCTGATGGGGAGCTGGCGGCAGTGACCGGGTTTCAGCCGATGACCACATTATACTATGGCCGCTTTATCTGGATATGCGACCTTGTAACAGATTCTGCAAAGCGTTCGGAAGGCTATGGGGAAAAGCTGCTCTCATTTGTACACGAGTGGGCAAGGAATAATAACTTTGAAAGTGTCGCACTTTCCTCAGGGCTCCAGCGTACAGAGGCCCACCGCTTTTACGAAGAAAAAATGGCCTATGATAAAGTGAGTTATGTGTTTAAGCACGCGTTGGAATAA
- a CDS encoding cell wall metabolism sensor histidine kinase WalK, with protein sequence MKIRSWLMISYFLVMVLPIAALYGIYVSLSNYDQKQSFMEYVDVSQLFSQLAPKLAEASLYQTNPPADYEPVNQLTDESLQVTLYRHDGLKLYSSLETPEQSYFFSAEPDQLYQGLNEIQMNHRTYSLKKPVFQDGSVVGIYEIVKGREEWLQGVNERTSSLFIIFSGIFLIIYVVVIILLHRKLNRPLEKLRLKMNAFAQGHPVETESKRSGDEIGELMAHFDEMRLQIDSARKELLKQQQEKEFIVASLSHDLKTPLTVIQAYTEALDGGKLSPEERGEYKAVLFDKLHYMKQMLDDLVMYNALSSARLNMEFVQVDGEEFFDMLLSGYEEAAAAKGINLTVEQAVSGTYSVDVKQMIRVADNLAGNALRHTDAGAKLWIGAASENKHLPEWVFPAIKEELELWRQNGTVFMFQNEGEAVPEAWLERIFEPFVQGEDTRGKGGSSGLGLNISKMIMELHGGEIRIWSKEGYGTLAACRLEERNG encoded by the coding sequence ATGAAGATTCGTTCCTGGCTTATGATCAGCTACTTTCTCGTCATGGTTCTTCCTATTGCTGCTCTGTACGGAATCTATGTGAGCCTGAGCAATTACGACCAGAAACAAAGCTTTATGGAATATGTGGATGTATCGCAGCTGTTTTCACAGCTTGCCCCGAAGCTCGCAGAAGCATCTCTATACCAGACGAACCCTCCTGCAGACTATGAACCGGTAAATCAGCTTACAGACGAATCCCTTCAGGTTACATTGTACAGGCATGACGGATTAAAGCTCTATTCTTCCCTGGAAACTCCGGAACAGAGTTATTTTTTCTCAGCGGAACCTGATCAGCTGTATCAGGGGCTGAATGAGATTCAGATGAATCACCGGACATATTCCTTAAAGAAACCAGTTTTCCAGGATGGGTCAGTGGTTGGCATTTATGAAATCGTGAAAGGCCGGGAAGAGTGGCTTCAGGGAGTTAATGAGCGAACATCTTCTTTATTTATCATTTTCAGTGGAATATTTTTAATTATTTATGTGGTCGTTATCATCCTTCTTCACCGAAAGCTGAACCGGCCGCTGGAAAAGCTTCGGTTGAAAATGAATGCTTTCGCCCAGGGGCACCCCGTTGAAACGGAGTCGAAGAGATCCGGTGACGAAATTGGCGAGCTGATGGCCCACTTCGATGAGATGCGTCTCCAGATTGACAGCGCAAGGAAGGAATTACTGAAACAGCAGCAGGAGAAGGAGTTTATTGTAGCTTCTTTATCACATGACCTGAAAACACCCCTTACCGTCATTCAGGCATATACCGAGGCACTTGACGGAGGGAAGCTTTCCCCGGAAGAGCGCGGGGAATACAAAGCGGTTTTATTCGATAAACTGCACTATATGAAACAGATGCTTGATGATCTGGTAATGTATAATGCCCTGAGCTCCGCGAGGCTTAATATGGAGTTCGTGCAGGTGGACGGGGAAGAATTTTTTGACATGCTTTTGTCCGGCTACGAAGAAGCTGCAGCAGCAAAAGGAATTAACTTAACAGTTGAGCAGGCAGTATCAGGAACATATTCCGTTGATGTGAAACAGATGATCAGGGTTGCAGACAACCTTGCAGGGAACGCCCTGAGGCATACCGATGCCGGGGCTAAGCTGTGGATTGGGGCTGCCTCTGAAAATAAGCATTTACCAGAGTGGGTTTTCCCAGCAATAAAAGAAGAGCTGGAATTATGGCGGCAGAACGGGACAGTATTTATGTTTCAGAATGAAGGAGAAGCTGTTCCAGAAGCATGGCTGGAGCGCATTTTTGAACCATTTGTCCAGGGGGAAGATACGAGGGGAAAAGGTGGAAGCTCGGGTCTCGGCCTTAATATCTCTAAGATGATCATGGAGCTTCATGGCGGGGAAATACGCATTTGGTCAAAAGAGGGCTATGGCACTCTTGCTGCCTGCCGCCTTGAGGAAAGGAATGGATAG
- a CDS encoding ankyrin repeat domain-containing protein, with protein MINEVFQAAQSGDAEKLKNILSVNRQLVNEENKDGLTPLGFAAHFGKKEAVQVLLDFGADINALSHSKVEYIPSNTALHAAIAGERDMDVIKLLLSNGAKTVIFDSNGHTPLHTAAYHADNPELIKLLIDHRALVNVKVAGGKTALELAEEQGNKQAAELLRVSDASA; from the coding sequence ATGATCAATGAAGTTTTTCAGGCGGCACAGTCGGGAGATGCAGAGAAGCTGAAAAATATACTTTCGGTAAACAGGCAGCTCGTAAACGAAGAAAACAAGGATGGATTGACACCATTAGGTTTTGCAGCTCACTTTGGTAAAAAGGAGGCTGTACAGGTGTTATTAGATTTCGGGGCAGATATTAACGCGCTTTCCCATTCAAAAGTAGAATACATACCATCAAATACGGCTTTACACGCTGCTATTGCCGGCGAGAGGGATATGGATGTTATTAAGCTGCTCTTATCAAATGGGGCAAAAACGGTGATTTTTGACAGCAACGGCCATACACCCCTTCATACTGCCGCCTACCATGCGGATAATCCGGAACTAATCAAGCTGTTAATTGACCATAGAGCGCTAGTTAACGTGAAAGTCGCAGGGGGAAAGACTGCTCTGGAACTGGCAGAAGAACAGGGGAACAAACAGGCTGCCGAGCTGCTGCGAGTATCAGACGCTTCGGCATGA
- a CDS encoding YfhE family protein: protein MDRKQWPHKHMNEKHNGLSSAQEVHYSNDFKKADRAAESAKKGSSR from the coding sequence ATGGACAGAAAACAATGGCCGCATAAACACATGAACGAAAAACACAATGGATTGAGTTCAGCACAGGAAGTTCATTACAGTAATGATTTTAAGAAAGCAGACCGAGCTGCTGAGAGTGCGAAAAAAGGCAGCAGCCGTTAA
- a CDS encoding DinB family protein, translating into MSKSDNFVNYFLSHRNVTNELAEKISKEDYDYKPTETSMSAKTLVTHMLTSFYQFASAAAKQEAKKLHDENEEVDLLELTKLYTDETVKVIQSMSDEDYDAMVDMTKMLGAELPGGQLLRIAMDHEINHKGNLFVYVRELGHTDLPMFVSRG; encoded by the coding sequence ATGAGCAAAAGTGATAATTTTGTAAACTACTTTTTATCTCACCGCAACGTAACGAATGAGCTGGCAGAAAAAATCAGCAAAGAGGATTATGACTATAAGCCAACAGAAACGTCGATGAGCGCGAAAACTCTCGTTACCCACATGCTTACAAGCTTTTATCAGTTCGCTTCCGCAGCTGCAAAGCAGGAGGCAAAGAAGCTCCACGATGAAAATGAAGAAGTGGATCTGCTGGAATTGACAAAGCTGTATACGGATGAAACGGTTAAAGTTATTCAGTCCATGTCCGACGAGGATTATGATGCCATGGTGGACATGACGAAAATGCTGGGAGCCGAACTCCCTGGCGGCCAGCTTCTCCGAATTGCGATGGACCATGAGATTAACCATAAAGGAAATTTATTCGTTTATGTACGTGAGCTCGGCCATACAGACTTGCCGATGTTCGTGAGCAGAGGTTAA
- a CDS encoding heavy-metal-associated domain-containing protein, giving the protein MVETTLIVSEATEQQPIQELESVLMKMDGIERALVDTDDGEVKLTYNEETISQEEIIEKIKQEGFTLKGPNQGGDINA; this is encoded by the coding sequence ATGGTCGAAACAACACTCATAGTGAGCGAAGCTACTGAGCAGCAGCCGATACAGGAGCTGGAATCAGTTCTGATGAAAATGGATGGCATCGAAAGAGCACTCGTCGATACGGATGACGGGGAGGTTAAACTGACATACAATGAAGAAACGATTTCTCAGGAAGAGATTATCGAAAAGATTAAGCAGGAAGGCTTCACACTTAAGGGTCCGAACCAGGGCGGGGATATAAACGCATAG
- the msrB gene encoding peptide-methionine (R)-S-oxide reductase MsrB yields the protein MTNQYETATFAGGRFWYLVRPFIEMEGTEEVISGYAHAASKPDGEEHNNHHQTNYREAVQIKYNPEITSYNNLLHVFWRQIDPTDAGGQFNDRGQRYAPAVFYHNENQKRQAEEAKYDLENSSRFQPSVAVEILQLEHFSHASEFHQYFYKKHPFRYKLLAARSKREGALKEIWKDTQKDRELRERLTPIQYEVTQLNKTEMPYENEYWDNEREGLYVDIVSGEPLFTTKDQYDAGCGWPSFTRPVNKNNIKEEMDVSHDIVRTEVRSREADSHLGHLFLDGPVKEGGLRYCINSAALRFIPVEELEKEGYGEYKKFI from the coding sequence ATGACCAACCAGTATGAAACAGCAACCTTTGCGGGAGGGCGATTCTGGTATCTTGTCCGGCCATTCATAGAAATGGAGGGAACAGAAGAAGTTATTTCAGGATATGCTCATGCGGCGTCAAAGCCAGATGGGGAAGAACATAATAATCATCACCAAACCAACTACCGGGAAGCAGTACAGATAAAATATAATCCGGAAATTACATCCTATAATAATCTCCTGCATGTATTCTGGCGCCAGATCGATCCCACGGATGCGGGAGGGCAGTTTAACGACAGAGGGCAACGCTATGCACCTGCAGTGTTTTACCATAATGAAAATCAGAAGCGCCAGGCTGAGGAAGCAAAGTATGACCTGGAAAACAGCAGCCGATTCCAACCCTCTGTAGCTGTTGAGATACTTCAGCTGGAACACTTCTCCCATGCAAGTGAGTTCCATCAGTATTTTTACAAAAAGCATCCTTTCCGCTACAAGCTTCTTGCTGCAAGATCCAAACGGGAGGGAGCCTTAAAAGAAATCTGGAAGGACACCCAAAAAGACAGGGAGTTGAGAGAGCGCCTGACCCCAATACAGTATGAGGTGACTCAGCTTAACAAAACAGAAATGCCATATGAAAATGAGTACTGGGATAACGAAAGAGAGGGACTGTATGTTGATATTGTTTCAGGCGAGCCGCTGTTTACCACTAAAGATCAATACGATGCTGGCTGCGGATGGCCAAGCTTTACAAGGCCGGTTAATAAAAACAATATTAAAGAAGAAATGGATGTAAGCCATGACATAGTCAGAACAGAGGTGCGGAGCCGGGAAGCTGACTCTCATTTAGGACATCTGTTCCTGGATGGCCCAGTTAAGGAAGGTGGACTTCGTTACTGTATAAACTCTGCGGCACTTCGGTTCATACCTGTTGAGGAGCTGGAAAAGGAAGGATACGGGGAATATAAAAAGTTTATCTAG
- the fdhF gene encoding formate dehydrogenase subunit alpha → MDKETAGKISIEVNGVKLTVRDNKTVLEHLNSSSVEIPQVCYHPSLGAIKTCDTCIVEVNGELVRACETKLRDGAKIDTNHKDVREAQAIAMDRILHNHELYCTVCDYNNGNCEVHNTVKEMKINHQRIPFEQKPAPKDESHPYYRYDPDQCILCGRCVEACQDVQVTETLSIDWSQERPRVIWDNDVPINESSCVSCGHCSTVCPCNAMMEKGMEGNAGYLTGLNEKTLRPMIELTKKVETGYGSILAVSEMEAAMRESKIKKTKTVCTYCGVGCSFDIWTEGRKILKVEPQPGAPANGISTCVKGKFGWDYVNSEERLTKPLIRDGDRFREADWSEAYALIAKKFNEIIAEQGKDGLAFISSSKTTNEESYLMQKLARAVIGTNNVDNCSRYCQTPATEGLFRTVGYGGDSGSIEDIKNAELVLIIGSNTAESHPVLATRVKSSHKLRGQKLIVSDLRKHEMADRADKFIQPKAGSDLVWISAVTKYIIDQGLADEEFIEKNVNNFEDFRMSLEKYTMEYAYQNTGLLKEELIEVAEMIVEARTVCTLWAMGVTQHSGGSDTSTAISNLMLVTGNYMKPGAGTYPLRGHNNVQGASDFGSMPNRFPGYELVSDEEVRRKYEKAWGVKLSCDPGWNNHEMVRAIHEGSLKGMYLKGEDMGIVDSNLNYVHAAFEKLDFFVVQDIFFTKTAQYADVVLPASPSLEKEGTFTNTERRIQRLYQALEPLGDSKPDWQIIMEVANTLGAGWDYSHPGEIMEEAASLAPLFSGVTYDRLEGYNSLQWPVQPDGKDTPLLFKDRFPFPDGKARLYPVDWTPPLEFGEEYDLHINNGRLLEHFHEGNMTYKSSGISSKTPKVFVEVSPELAEERGLENGTLVRLTSPYGSVKVECLITDRVKGNELYLPMNDSGEGAINYLTSSYADKDTDTPAYKEISAKLEILRASGESPLPGTNHRNGNPQPQIGVRVEEKWQREDYVFPGNLVRHGKGAKADG, encoded by the coding sequence ATGGATAAGGAAACAGCCGGCAAAATATCTATCGAAGTTAACGGAGTAAAATTGACAGTTCGGGATAATAAAACGGTCCTCGAACACTTAAACAGCAGTTCCGTGGAAATCCCGCAAGTTTGTTACCACCCTAGTTTGGGGGCGATTAAAACATGCGACACCTGTATTGTGGAAGTAAATGGCGAACTTGTGCGGGCATGCGAAACAAAGCTCAGAGACGGGGCAAAGATTGATACTAATCACAAGGATGTGAGGGAAGCCCAGGCCATCGCAATGGACAGAATTTTACATAACCACGAGCTTTACTGCACAGTCTGCGATTATAACAATGGAAACTGTGAGGTTCATAATACAGTAAAAGAAATGAAGATTAACCATCAGCGGATTCCATTTGAACAGAAGCCTGCCCCTAAAGATGAATCCCATCCATATTACCGCTATGACCCGGACCAGTGCATTTTATGCGGCCGCTGTGTGGAAGCATGCCAGGACGTACAGGTGACTGAAACTCTGTCTATCGACTGGAGCCAGGAGAGGCCGAGGGTTATATGGGATAACGATGTGCCCATTAATGAATCCTCCTGTGTGTCTTGCGGCCACTGCTCTACTGTATGTCCATGTAATGCGATGATGGAAAAAGGAATGGAAGGCAATGCGGGCTATCTGACAGGACTGAATGAGAAGACACTCAGGCCAATGATCGAGCTTACGAAAAAAGTGGAGACTGGCTACGGATCGATACTGGCTGTCTCCGAAATGGAAGCCGCAATGAGAGAGTCAAAGATTAAAAAGACAAAGACTGTCTGCACATACTGCGGGGTAGGCTGCAGCTTTGATATCTGGACGGAAGGCCGCAAAATTCTCAAAGTGGAACCTCAGCCGGGAGCACCGGCCAATGGGATTTCCACCTGTGTGAAAGGGAAGTTCGGCTGGGATTATGTGAACAGTGAAGAAAGGCTTACAAAGCCGCTGATCCGTGACGGGGACCGATTCAGGGAAGCGGACTGGAGCGAAGCATACGCTCTTATTGCAAAGAAATTTAACGAAATTATTGCTGAACAAGGGAAAGACGGCCTGGCCTTCATTAGCTCTTCGAAAACGACGAATGAGGAATCTTATTTAATGCAGAAGCTGGCCCGGGCGGTCATTGGCACAAATAACGTGGACAACTGCTCCAGATACTGCCAGACACCGGCTACAGAAGGGCTGTTCAGAACCGTAGGATACGGAGGGGATTCCGGCAGCATCGAAGATATAAAAAATGCAGAGCTTGTGCTGATTATTGGTTCAAATACAGCTGAATCCCACCCTGTCCTTGCTACAAGGGTAAAAAGCTCCCATAAGCTCCGCGGCCAGAAGCTCATTGTTTCTGATTTAAGAAAACATGAAATGGCCGACAGAGCTGATAAATTCATTCAGCCAAAGGCAGGCTCCGACCTCGTATGGATCTCAGCAGTTACAAAATACATTATCGACCAGGGGCTGGCTGACGAGGAATTTATAGAAAAGAATGTCAATAATTTTGAAGACTTCAGGATGAGCCTTGAAAAGTACACGATGGAATACGCCTACCAGAACACGGGGCTCCTGAAAGAGGAACTGATTGAAGTTGCCGAAATGATTGTGGAAGCAAGGACAGTTTGTACACTTTGGGCGATGGGAGTTACACAGCATTCCGGCGGAAGCGATACAAGTACAGCAATCTCCAACTTAATGCTTGTTACCGGGAACTATATGAAGCCTGGTGCAGGAACTTACCCTCTCAGGGGCCATAATAACGTGCAGGGTGCCAGCGACTTCGGAAGCATGCCAAACCGTTTCCCTGGTTACGAGCTGGTATCAGATGAAGAGGTTCGGCGAAAATACGAAAAAGCCTGGGGAGTGAAGCTTTCCTGCGACCCTGGCTGGAATAACCATGAAATGGTCAGAGCGATTCATGAAGGCTCTCTGAAGGGAATGTACTTAAAGGGAGAGGACATGGGCATCGTTGACTCTAACCTGAACTATGTCCATGCTGCCTTCGAAAAACTGGACTTTTTCGTTGTGCAGGATATCTTTTTTACGAAGACAGCTCAATATGCTGATGTCGTTCTCCCAGCTAGCCCCAGCCTTGAAAAAGAAGGGACATTCACTAATACAGAAAGAAGAATACAGCGTCTTTACCAGGCCCTCGAACCGTTAGGTGATTCGAAGCCTGACTGGCAGATTATTATGGAGGTGGCAAATACGCTCGGTGCAGGCTGGGATTACAGCCACCCAGGCGAAATTATGGAGGAAGCGGCTTCACTGGCACCGCTGTTTTCCGGGGTAACTTATGATCGGCTTGAAGGATATAACAGCCTGCAGTGGCCGGTGCAGCCGGATGGTAAGGATACCCCGCTGCTTTTTAAAGATCGTTTTCCCTTCCCGGACGGAAAGGCGAGACTCTATCCTGTGGACTGGACGCCGCCCCTTGAATTTGGGGAGGAATATGATCTTCACATAAATAATGGGCGTCTTCTCGAACACTTCCACGAAGGAAATATGACGTATAAATCATCTGGAATTTCCAGCAAGACCCCTAAAGTTTTTGTGGAAGTTTCCCCAGAGCTTGCAGAAGAGCGGGGGCTTGAAAACGGTACTTTAGTCAGGCTGACCTCGCCATATGGCTCTGTAAAAGTGGAATGCCTTATTACGGACAGGGTGAAAGGAAACGAACTATACCTGCCCATGAATGATTCCGGTGAAGGAGCGATCAACTATTTAACGAGCAGCTACGCTGATAAGGATACGGACACACCGGCATATAAGGAAATATCAGCAAAGCTGGAAATCTTAAGGGCCAGTGGAGAAAGCCCGCTTCCAGGGACAAACCATCGAAATGGAAATCCTCAGCCGCAGATAGGTGTCCGGGTGGAGGAAAAATGGCAGCGGGAAGATTATGTTTTTCCAGGCAATCTCGTGCGTCACGGAAAGGGGGCTAAAGCAGATGGCTAA
- a CDS encoding DUF3916 domain-containing protein: MRKKKMRGLGRKTEAIVHRLEQETEHFPDEFYNGFWHLHLPADYDFITSEKVPRKIKRQCIQALIDRAAHLISCKPAGPEKYYVFVSADLPALWNAQIIIFEGAANFEGFFTRDNEYQKWLPLPDNRNLQEEWGLAVPEIMQMSGYKEILLDETGTANEGEIWFIGELGEE; this comes from the coding sequence ATGAGAAAAAAGAAAATGAGAGGGCTGGGCCGAAAAACTGAAGCAATTGTCCACCGTCTCGAACAGGAGACGGAACATTTTCCAGACGAATTTTATAACGGATTCTGGCACTTACACCTTCCTGCAGACTACGATTTCATTACTTCAGAGAAAGTCCCCCGAAAAATAAAGCGTCAATGCATCCAGGCATTAATAGACAGAGCGGCGCATCTGATCAGCTGCAAGCCAGCTGGGCCGGAAAAATACTATGTCTTTGTCTCTGCAGATTTACCTGCGCTTTGGAATGCTCAAATTATCATCTTTGAGGGAGCCGCCAATTTTGAAGGTTTCTTCACACGGGACAACGAGTACCAGAAATGGCTCCCTCTCCCGGATAACAGGAACCTGCAGGAAGAATGGGGACTGGCCGTGCCGGAAATAATGCAGATGTCAGGATATAAGGAAATCCTGCTTGATGAAACAGGGACCGCAAATGAAGGCGAGATCTGGTTTATTGGTGAATTAGGAGAAGAATAA